TACGCAGGAGCAGGCTGTCCCGGGTGATGCCGGCGTTGGACACCAGGACCTCCACCGGCCCGAGGGTTCCTTCGACCGCCTCGAAGGCGCCGTCCACGTCCGCGCCGTCGGTCACGTCGCAGGGCACCGCCAGCAGCCCTGCCTCGCCGGCAGCCTCCGGCGGGCTGGATCGGTAGGTCACGGCGACACGGTGGCCGGCGTCCCGCAGCGCCAAGGCGCACGCCAGGCCGATGCCGCGCGCCCCGCCGGTGACGAGAGCCACCCGGCCGGCGCCGTCGTCGCTCACAGGGTCCAGCGCAGCAGCGCGCTCGCTGAGGTCATGCCGGCGCCGAACCCCACCATCAGGGCGATGTCGCCGCCGGCGAGCCGGCCGCTGCCGGCGGCGTCGGCGAGGGCCAGGGGGATCGAGGCCGAGGACGTGTTGCCGGTCCAACTCAAGACCTGCACGGTTCTGTCCTCGGAGAGGCCCAGCTTCTGGCAGGCGCTCCGGATGATGCGGATGTTGGCCTGATGGGGGATTACCAGGTCCACCTCGTCGGTGCTGAGCCCGGCGGCCGCCAGGGCGGTCTCGCAGGTGGAGACCATGATGCGCACCGCCTGGCGGAACACCTCGCGCCCGTCCATGTGGATGAAGCCGCCGAAGTCGCAGTACAGCGACTTCTCCAGCGCGCCCTGGCAGTCCAGCGCCCAGCCCAACAGGGCGTTGTCGTCGCCGGCGGTCGCCGACAGCACCACGGCGCCCGCGCCGTCGCCGAACAGGACGGCCGTGCCGCGGTCCTCCCAGTCCACGAACCGGCTGAGGGTCTCCGAGCCGACCAGCAGGATGTGGTCGGCGCCCGCCAGGATGAGCCCGTGCGCCACGTTCAAGCCGTACACGAACCCGGAGCAGGCGGCGTTCAGGTCGAAGGCGCCGCAGCGGGCGCCGAGCTCCAGCTGGACCGAGCTGGCAGTGGCCGGGATCACGCGGTCCGGTGTGGTCGTGGCGAGGATCACGCCGTCGAGGTCCCGCGGCGCGACGGCGGCCATGTCCAGGGCCTTCCGCGCCGCCTCGATCCCCAGGGCGCGGGTCGTGCCGCCGATCCGGCGCTCCTTGATGCCGGTGCGTTCGGTGATCCAGGTGTCGCTGGTGTCGAGGGTCTGCGCCAGGTCGTGATTGGTGATGACGCGGTCGGGCAGGGCCGTGCCGTAGCCGGTGACGCGGCTGCCCCGGTTCATCGCCGGCCTCCCGCCCGCGAGAGGGACGCGGCCGGCCGGGTCCGCGTTCGCCGCTTCATTCGGTCCGCAGCCAGGCGATCGGCTGGTTGGTCGCGACCCGCTCACCGTCCACGGCCAGATAGTCCATCACAACACCGCTGAACGGCGAGCGCACGGGTTCGCCGCTCACCTCGCCGAGCACCGCCCCCGCGGCGATGCGGGTGCCCCTGCAGTCCGGTTCGGCCGGC
This region of bacterium genomic DNA includes:
- a CDS encoding ketoacyl-ACP synthase III — translated: MNRGSRVTGYGTALPDRVITNHDLAQTLDTSDTWITERTGIKERRIGGTTRALGIEAARKALDMAAVAPRDLDGVILATTTPDRVIPATASSVQLELGARCGAFDLNAACSGFVYGLNVAHGLILAGADHILLVGSETLSRFVDWEDRGTAVLFGDGAGAVVLSATAGDDNALLGWALDCQGALEKSLYCDFGGFIHMDGREVFRQAVRIMVSTCETALAAAGLSTDEVDLVIPHQANIRIIRSACQKLGLSEDRTVQVLSWTGNTSSASIPLALADAAGSGRLAGGDIALMVGFGAGMTSASALLRWTL